A genomic region of Equus caballus isolate H_3958 breed thoroughbred chromosome 1, TB-T2T, whole genome shotgun sequence contains the following coding sequences:
- the OR11G7 gene encoding olfactory receptor family 11 subfamily G member 7 (The RefSeq protein has 3 substitutions compared to this genomic sequence) — protein sequence MKNSNILNNSSTITGFILLGFPCPREGQILLFLLFSVVYLLTLMGNGSIICAVRWDQRLHTPMYILLANFSFLEICYVTSTVPNMLANFLSDTKVISFSGCFVQFYFFFSLGSTECFFLAIMAFDRYLAICWPLRYPTLMTGRLCTNLVVSCWVLGFLWFPVPIIIISQMSFRGSKIIDHFLCDPGPLLALACARAPVMEFYWTFISSLLLFMPFLCIMGSYALLLRAVFSLSSAAGRRKAFSTCGSHLAVVSLFYGSVMVMYLSPASEHEAGMQKLVTLFYSVGTPLINPVIYSLRNKDMKHALKKFMGT from the coding sequence ATGAAAAACTCCAACATCCTTAACAACTGCAGCACCATCACTGGCTTCATCCTCCTGGGCTTCCCTtgccccagggaggggcagatcctcctctttctgctcttctctgttGTCTACCTCCTGACCCTCATGGGCAATGGTTCCATCATCTGTGCTGTGCGCTGGGATCAGAgactccacacccccatgtacatCCTGCTCGCCAACTTCTCCTTCCTGGAGATCTGCTATGTCACCTCCACTGTCCCCAACATGTTGGCCAACTTCCTCTCTGACACCAAGGTCATCTCCTTCTCGGGGTGCTTTGTCCagttctactttttcttctccttgggtTCTACAGAATGCTTTTTCTTGGCTATTATGGCATTTGATCGATACCTTGCTATCTGCTGGCCCCTACGTTACCCCACTCTTATGACTGGACGTCTCTGCACCAATCTTGTGGTCAGCTGCTGGGTACTTGGTTTCCTCTGGTTCCCAGTCCCTATCATCATCATTTCCCAGATGTCCTTCTGTGGATCTAAGATTATTGACCACTTCCTCTGTGACCCCGGTCCTTTGTTAGCACTCGCCTGTGCCAGAGCCCCAGTAATGGAGTTTTATTGGACATTCATAAGTTCTTTGCTGTTATTTATGCCTTTTCTCTGCATCATGGGGTCCTATGCTCTGCTCCTGAGAGCTGTGTTTAGTTTGTCTTCAGCAGCTGGACGAAGAAAGGCTTTCTCCACCTGTGGTTCTCATCTGGCTGTGGTTTCACTCTTCTATGGGTCAGTGATGGTCATGTATCTGAGCCCAGCATCTGAACATGAAGCTGGAATGCAGAAGCTTGTGACTCTGTTTTATTCTGTGGGAACCCCACTCATTAATCCCGTgatctatagtctgaggaacaaagatATGAAACATGCCCTGCAGAAATTTATGGGAACATAA